The window caagacgtattgtgactgtttggggttttgttaggtttggttaggtaaagattaatgtatcttcaaacacatgatagccagcaacttatgatataaattaacaaagaatgacctcactctgttgtatagaaagtctcattagttagGCAGCTTAAATGAATTTTCGGAGTCAAGACCTATAATAATTTTAGTTTTGTTAGGTTTAGGTTAACCGGAGGGTGGCATGAGCCTCAATAGGTGTCACTTAAACAATCCTGCTTGCGCCACCACCGGGCTAAGGGACATTCTCTAACAGCCCCCTAAACCTGAAATCTAAAGAGGCAACAATTGCctcagcctcaaaaaaaaaaataaataaataaataaaataaataaataaataaataaataaatatatatatatatatatatatatttatatatataaatatatatatatatatatatatatatatatatatatatatatatatatatatatatatatatatatataaaataaaataaaaaacaaaaaataaaaaagcccaaTGTCACCATAGGCAAACTTAGCCAATGTATATACCACTGGAATATTTTGGTGCTGGTCACATACCCAACCTCAACAACAGAAACAAATGGTACATGAACTTGGTTTGGTCTGTCCTCAGTAGTCCAAAACAGACTCAAGTTTACCAGGTTAACCCttgccctttcctctccttgaAACATCATGTGAAATGAGTAGACTGCTGCACTAAATGGGCACATCACATTCCCAAAAGTTTTGTGTCAAGTATCACAGTGTGAGAACCCCTGTATTAGATAGTATATTATATAATTAGTCAAGCAATCAACTTCTTGCCATCGATAAAAAGATAAGCAAAACTATTATTACAGCCCCACCACTACATACCCAGACTGTGTGTACTCCTGCATGATGGCTGCCAGGCGCTGCACCAGCTGTGTGGTGGGGATGGGCTCCAGGTACGTGCGGTAGTACTGCTGTGCCACCCGCCGGGCCTGACGCACCAAGAGGCGGTAGTCAGGACCCATACCTGAGGGGATGGGGAGCAGTTAAACACAAACTCTTAGTAGGTCAAGCAGCAATGGCGATTGATGACTGAGGAGGTCTAGGCAGATTATAAAAGCCTAAATGTATATTCAGTACAAAGAAATACAGTTTAACCAGTTAAAGGCATAATTAAAATGCTGATCCTGCTAATTTTGCTATGTGTActtcaaaaataataataattaattgaACTTGCTATTTTCAAAACCTACAAGTTTATGGCTAATATGGTGTAATTCTGTCTGTACATTTGGTGTGAAGCATTATGAATCACTACAGGTCACACAAGTGAAAATAGGATTTATAAAATTACTACACTTCTCTTTTAAGACTGTACATTTACAATGGAAAATGTGATGGCGCTAAAATGCACATTCTGCATAAAGCAAAAAGACTCCTCCACTCACCACTGTACACCATGCCTATGTGGTCTGTCACCACCTCCACTTTGATGATGGAGTGTTCCTCAACCAGGATGGACTTGTGCTTCTTCTCCGTGGCCAGCACCACCCCGTCCTTGGCCTTGATGCCCACCGCCGGGGCGCCGGCAGCCACAGCTGCTAAGGCATACTCTATCTGAACCAACTTCCCTGATGGGCTGAAAGATAACAAAAGTAGACAATGACTTCTTTAAGGATATGAATAATGTTTACTTGAGAAtgtttcattactattattttgaaAATAATCTCACCTAAGTTAATGGCTGAAATAGACTAAAATATGTGAAATAGACTAAAATAtgtagcaaaaaaaatatatatataagtcctCCACAAACCAAGTTAATCTGTTCAGGTTGCAATGTAATGCTTGGTCTCTCAAAGAAACTACAAGGAATAAGGTAAAACTTCAGAAGTACACCCGATGACTGCCCCCAACCTAACAATGCCCAGCCCATGTATCCACCAGGCATGGGTTCAACTACATTTTTTTGCAGTTGAGTGCACAATATCACAAATCGAAGTACAACTACAATTACCTAGTTTTATAGCTGAACTCAAGTTCAAGCATGAGTACGTACTTTTGTAACGTACACGAATCCAAGTATAGGTACTTCTTACTGATTTAATCTTAagatttttctgcttttctcttttaACAAGTGGAAAACTACCCACCCCTCTTTGTCCTGAGTCAGCTCACGTGACCTCAGTGTCACCTCATCCCAGGGACCAGGCCACCCCGAGGCCACGGCACACACATTTGCATTGTCTTCTTGTACTCAGAACTCGTAAAATTGTAGAATACTTGGGTGTCCGAGTATAGGTTAGAGTACAAATACTAAGGACATTTTAAACCCGAGTACAAGTACATGATATTGTGTACTTACGTACAAGTACGAGTACAAGTACGAGTACATGTACTTAGACCAAGCCTGGGGCCAAATTCAGAAAAGAGGATGTAAGTTCGAGGACGTAACTCCTTACATCGTTTAGACTTACACCCTCCTCACATCCTTTGCTACATCTAAATTCAGAGAAAAGGATGTGGAAGGGATGTAAATCAGAGAGGCAGCTGATTGGGCAAAAGCCTTCATAATGTCATCAGGCTCGCCTGCGAATCCAAATCGCTTAAGCAAAACGTGCCACCTAATCACAAGGCAGCTGCGTCATCAGCAGTGTGGGAGAAAAGAATACAACAGTAAAAGATAAATCAAAAGAACAAGTGcaatagaagaaaacaaacaaaaggatagaaaagggaaatGCAAAGACTAAAGTAGGCTAAAGTGAAGGAAACAaagtaaaatagaaaagcaaaagaCTGTGTAGGCAAAGTGTACAGAAAAACTGAGCTCGGAGCAGAGTGAAGTATCTAGGGGTGTAGAGTTAAGAATTTGTCTGAATAACCAAGGAGGACCTATGAAGCAATACAAAGtggtacaggtcaaaagaagaacaccagtcttcctctttttctttagctGTTGACGGACTGATGGCTATAGTGAACTCTACAAGATATATTCCATCCCTGCTGTAGTATCTTGCTTTTATGGAAGGATTTTGCTTAATTGACTCATatacttttatttccttattgGGAAACATTATATATAAAGCATTCCATTGAAAACTGAAAAAGGATGCAAGTGTTACTGTATGCCACCTCCGAGACTGGCGTAAGTTGCAACCGAGTTAGATCCTCGGCTACatcgtttttctgttttctgaatCCTGATGTGAGTGCGGAGGGATGTATCTCGGAGTTACATCCATGTAGGTGCTTTCTGAATCCGGCCCCTGGTACCCACGCCCCCGGCACACCGCCTGCCACTAACGCCGAGAAGTACACTGTTCCTGCCGCCTCTCCCTTCCATGTAGTCCATTCCTTAAACTTTTCCCTTCCACATAACCCATAACGTCCCTCCACTATCATGATTCACATAATTCACGCCACCACTCTGCTTCAAATCTTGCCAGTCACAGCCGCGGCGGCCAGTGTGTcgcgccgcccgccgcccccAGGGGTGCAGGGCGGCGCCgccacgccccgccgccgccaaACACCCCGGGCCGCCCCCTGCGTCAGTGTGTGGCCGGTGCGTGGGCTATGAACGGTGATATACCTGAAGGTGGTGAGGGAGAAGCTGTAGCGTTCGGTGGCCATGGCGGTGTTGtggtgctgctgatgatgatgatggtgtctgCCTTGGCAACGGCGGCTCGACAGATTGGAACATGGTGacgatataataatgataataatagttttatttcgcccatcggcatatatataatatataaaaaaataggacaagtaaacgaacgaGATCAACCGAGATACATATACACTTAAATAGATGACAACTCATAATTGTACATGCGTGTGCACGGAGTATAATGACATAGTCACCCATCAATTCTGACGAGGCCagccaccccacccccacccccacccccagcaCACCGGCTCTCACCGCCACGGATGAGCTATATATTATAGTCCATCTATGAAACCCCAGAAGCTgcttgaggatgtcgttatgacagaccctaaaagacggttcatggaggcagccctatcccgcgaccacagcgagttgcagtagagagagtagcagtggctcctgaataactccaacttcacctccgtgCTGCAGGAGAATTTCCTCAGCAGCATGTTGCCGATGACTGTGAGCTTGGTGGCATATCTTAATAACAACGACAGCCGCAAGCAACCTGAGGCTTTAGagggcctaaccagccccctaaaacattgAAGAAGTGCGTCAGTGGGCCATTCACAACAACACCtctggggctccaacctggtccAAGGCCCTCCTCAGAATTATTAACATGACAGTACCTGTGTttgtttacccccccccccaccccatctcTCGTGGTGGTTGTCGTACCCAGTGATTCCTTTATTTAGATCTTGATACTGGATAGTCATTTCTCAATACATCCATTTAGGTGTCTTCTTTCTTAGTTTTATAGCCGATAGTATTCATTTTGTGTCATTGGGTTCAGACCATTTATATTGAAACATAATATATAATAAgtagtctctgtgtgtgtgtgtgtgtgtgtgtgtgtgtgtgtgtgtgacggtccTTTATAGCGGCAGCAGTGTCTCCGCCTGCAGGGTGAGCAGTGCCACACCCGAACCCAACAACAGCAGGTAGAAGGCGCCCTGCAGGTGGTCCAGGGCGAGCACCATTTGGCTCGCGTCTTCCTGTTGATATTAAAGAATTAGTTTTAGAAGACCTACGTAGACGAATCTCCCAAATGATGTCGTTGCCCTATGATTTCCCCTCAAAGGCTATAACTCATTTGAAAAGTATTATAAAGAGTGAGTTGTTACAGAGACTCATGGGCAATGCACGGTACAAATGCATCTTCATCATTGTCCCTATCGGTTTAACACTTATAAGGAACTAATCATCGTTATCATTTCATAGTTTCGCTGAGCACCATGCGTCTCTTGTGGCAAAATAACATCTTAC is drawn from Eriocheir sinensis breed Jianghai 21 chromosome 11, ASM2467909v1, whole genome shotgun sequence and contains these coding sequences:
- the LOC126996953 gene encoding proteasome subunit alpha type-2-like is translated as MATERYSFSLTTFSPSGKLVQIEYALAAVAAGAPAVGIKAKDGVVLATEKKHKSILVEEHSIIKVEVVTDHIGMVYSGMGPDYRLLVRQARRVAQQYYRTYLEPIPTTQLVQRLAAIMQEYTQSGGVRPFGVSLLICGWDTDRPYLFQCDPSGAYFPWKATAMGKNFINGKTFLEKRYNEDLELDDAVHTAILTLKESFEGQMSSDNIEIGICNSKGFRRLTPAEVQDYLANIA